Proteins co-encoded in one Macadamia integrifolia cultivar HAES 741 unplaced genomic scaffold, SCU_Mint_v3 scaffold_3A, whole genome shotgun sequence genomic window:
- the LOC122071647 gene encoding fibronectin-binding protein A-like: MASSKQLFLFIFLFGLFLLINLASLSDAWQLKDPIKEKGNSGNENEGGEEKRVFSKIHTSLNEGEKLDLPPLPHIPLVPTIPQLPIPPTIPQIPELPLPPPTIPQLPIPPTIPQIPELPLP, from the coding sequence ATGGCTTCTTCTAAGCAGCTCTTCTTGTTCATCTTCTTGTTTGGGTTGTTTCTTCTCATTAATCTTGCTTCCCTTAGTGATGCTTGGCAACTGAAGGATCCCATTAAGGAGAAGGGGAACAGTGGTAATGAAAATGAaggtggagaagagaagagggtgTTCAGTAAAATCCACACAAGTTTGAATGAAGGTGAAAAATTGGATCTGCCACCTCTTCCACATATCCCTCTTGTACCCACAATCCCACAACTCCCTATTCCACCAACAATCCCACAAATCCCAGAATTGCCACTTCCACCACCTACAATCCCACAACTCCCTATTCCACCGACAATCCCACAAATCCCAGAATTGCCACTTCCATAA
- the LOC122071642 gene encoding uncharacterized protein LOC122071642 yields MNSSFSSTPVLVEDDPPSPEVSGPSETLDADNNGVFSSQDNSEPSTSSSNSNVAESELILQSSEALVKGISFFLGSLIKDFDCKAEDTVKSQDQLCSAIDRLSRELDQLLENAPLPFVMHHAAKITGVRKRVSSLNSLLKLIQRGIDDIDRMLSAGLSHGPSNIIKSLCTNLTAIVGSVVGEPVAQRLSCTIATCWSQVQNLETASPAKQGVSCIHLPLPDLAVVVATCTGLLLIFVADAILTLWLVHLTRGSKTLIRNTSSGFILFLKAAVALRLHVDLKEMNRKNG; encoded by the exons AtgaattcttctttctcttccacaCCAGTTTTGGTGGAAGATGATCCACCATCTCCCGAGGTGTCTGGGCCTTCAGAAACCCTAGATGCAGATAACAATGGTGTTTTTTCTAGTCAAGACAACTCTGAGCCTTCCACGTCTTCCTCTAATTCAAATGTTGCGGAATCTGAGCTCATTCTTCAGAGTTCAGAGGCTTTGGTGAAAGggatctctttttttcttggctCCTTGATTAAGGATTTCGATTGTAAAGCTGAAGATACGGTTAAAAGCCAAGACCAGCTCTGCTCCGCAATTGACCGATTAAGTAGAG AGCTTGACCAATTATTAGAAAATGCACCCTTGCCATTCGTCATGCATCATGCAGCGAAAATTACAGGTGTTCGTAAGAGAGTATCATCTTTGAACTCACTTTTAAAATTGATACAACGGGGTATTGATGATATAGATCGGATGCTATCTGCAGGCCTGTCACATG GGCCATCCAACATCATTAAATCTCTCTGCACAAATTTAACGGCCATTGTTGGGTCAGtagtgggcgagcctgtggctcaacggttaagttgcactattgcaacatgttggtcacaggttcagaacttggaaacagcctctcctgcgaagcagggggtaagctgcatacatttgcccctcccagaccttgcagtagtgGTAGCCACGTGCACCGGGTTGCTCTTAATCTTTG TTGCAGATGCAATCCTCACTCTTTGGCTAGTCCATTTGACGAGGGGATCCAAAACACTCATCAGGAACACTAGTTCTGGTTTCATTCTGTTCTTGAAg GCAGCGGTGGCACTGAGGCTGCATGTGGATTTGAAGGAGATGAATAGAAAAAATGGGTGA